One segment of Ignavibacteria bacterium DNA contains the following:
- a CDS encoding YfhO family protein → MVKQTRKQTHKKQQQSFFTQFSITKFIPEKYQDLVFLLIPFILLYVFFGDVFLGAKTFVSGDITSSKSMESYLAYARENNTQPLWNPYIFLGMPAYITEINARSFDLLLAIIVFVQKIFQSLTSEFSAGPTLYFYVLALSTYFLLRNKDVERLIALFGAIAVTFSTGMIIFIAIGHNTKMLTLCMIPLVFLILEKFRDRFNLFYFLLLILAIHAQLLSAHLQEIFYAFFAVMIFYVYFILRDIIQKRKEEALKLIRSGLLFAAAAIIAVFMSIDQYWAIYEYNPTSIRGTQSIAEKFQDAGKKAGEGLDYEYATNWSFSPGEVLTFIMPSFYGYGNSIYQGELSQNQPVEVNTYWGQMPFVDVPQYMGILIFVFALFGLYYRRKEPFVQFLGILSFVSLLISFGRTFPVFYDFMFYYFPLFDKFRVPSMILNLLQISFPILAALGVAHFVREKNAGRPIKDNLVKYFLFGFAGLFVLSIILKGGLESWYLDLLSQSQKVQRELFQYTYDMFMSDTMISSAIAVIGIGLLYGFLKNKVSKEFFIAIVIVLTVFDLFSISSRGMKKFDESEMDQNFEAPSYVNEIKKDSSLYRILNLKQDGSLGSFNQHSNYHVSFLLQDFYGYSGAKPRTYQDLVDVIGVSNPTLWRMLNVKYIITDKPFGDSLIKPIFSDEKSSVQLNGGALPRAYFVNRYEVKQTPEVLNMIKRNEFDPLDVLFFETDQNLDLPNIDPPTNDAYVNITKYVFETINIEVNATGNNLLFLGDTYYPIGWKAFIDGKETRIYRANHGFRAIVVSPGKHKIEFRYEPDSYFIGKNISLGLNILIIGLLAGVLVMNYKKKKKVKTES, encoded by the coding sequence ATGGTAAAGCAAACGCGCAAGCAGACTCATAAAAAACAGCAGCAGAGTTTTTTCACTCAGTTCTCGATTACGAAGTTTATTCCTGAGAAGTATCAGGATTTAGTTTTTCTTCTTATTCCGTTCATTCTGCTTTATGTATTTTTCGGAGATGTGTTTTTGGGAGCGAAGACGTTTGTATCCGGTGATATCACCTCTTCAAAGTCTATGGAAAGTTATCTTGCTTATGCCCGTGAAAATAATACTCAGCCCCTTTGGAATCCGTATATCTTTCTTGGAATGCCCGCTTATATAACTGAGATAAATGCCCGTTCATTCGATCTTCTGCTTGCTATAATTGTTTTTGTTCAAAAAATATTTCAGTCATTGACGTCTGAGTTTTCCGCCGGACCTACTCTTTATTTTTATGTTCTTGCTTTGTCAACTTACTTTTTACTTAGGAACAAGGATGTTGAACGACTTATTGCTTTATTTGGTGCAATCGCTGTTACATTTTCAACAGGAATGATAATTTTTATAGCAATCGGGCATAATACAAAGATGCTCACACTCTGTATGATCCCGCTTGTCTTTTTAATTCTTGAAAAATTCCGTGACAGATTTAATCTTTTTTATTTTCTGCTGTTGATACTTGCTATCCACGCACAGCTTCTTTCGGCACACTTGCAGGAAATCTTTTATGCATTTTTCGCAGTAATGATTTTTTATGTTTACTTTATACTCCGAGATATAATTCAAAAAAGAAAAGAAGAGGCACTAAAGCTTATCCGTTCCGGTTTATTGTTTGCCGCTGCGGCAATTATTGCGGTCTTTATGTCAATCGATCAATACTGGGCAATTTACGAATATAATCCGACTTCAATCCGCGGGACTCAAAGTATTGCAGAAAAGTTTCAAGATGCCGGTAAGAAAGCCGGTGAGGGACTTGATTACGAATATGCGACCAACTGGTCTTTCAGTCCAGGTGAAGTTCTCACCTTTATAATGCCTTCATTTTACGGATATGGCAATTCAATTTATCAAGGGGAGCTTTCACAGAATCAACCTGTAGAAGTAAATACTTATTGGGGACAAATGCCCTTCGTCGATGTGCCTCAGTATATGGGAATTCTAATTTTTGTTTTTGCATTGTTCGGATTATACTACAGAAGAAAGGAACCATTCGTTCAATTTCTCGGGATTCTCTCATTCGTTTCACTGCTTATTTCTTTCGGAAGAACTTTTCCTGTTTTCTATGACTTTATGTTCTACTATTTTCCATTGTTCGACAAGTTTCGAGTGCCCAGTATGATTTTGAATTTACTGCAGATTTCATTTCCAATTCTTGCTGCACTTGGTGTTGCACATTTTGTCAGAGAGAAAAATGCCGGACGTCCAATCAAAGACAATCTGGTAAAATATTTTCTTTTTGGATTTGCGGGACTTTTTGTCCTTTCGATAATTTTGAAAGGCGGGCTCGAAAGTTGGTACTTAGATCTTCTATCCCAAAGCCAAAAAGTACAAAGAGAATTATTCCAATATACTTATGACATGTTCATGAGTGATACAATGATTAGTTCTGCGATTGCTGTAATTGGGATTGGACTACTTTATGGATTTTTAAAAAACAAAGTCAGTAAAGAATTTTTCATCGCAATAGTTATAGTTTTAACAGTTTTTGATTTGTTCAGTATCAGCTCACGCGGAATGAAAAAGTTCGATGAGAGTGAGATGGATCAAAATTTTGAAGCCCCCTCGTATGTGAATGAAATTAAAAAGGATTCAAGTCTTTATAGAATATTAAATCTGAAACAGGATGGTTCCCTTGGTTCCTTTAATCAGCATTCGAATTATCACGTTTCGTTTCTTCTTCAAGATTTTTATGGATACAGTGGAGCGAAACCGAGAACCTACCAGGACTTAGTCGATGTAATTGGAGTTTCTAATCCAACTCTTTGGCGAATGTTAAATGTAAAATATATTATTACCGATAAACCATTTGGTGACAGTTTAATAAAGCCAATTTTCTCAGATGAAAAATCTTCGGTCCAATTAAATGGTGGGGCACTACCGCGCGCTTATTTTGTGAATCGATATGAAGTTAAGCAAACTCCTGAAGTGTTGAATATGATCAAACGCAACGAATTTGATCCACTTGATGTTCTGTTCTTTGAGACAGACCAAAATCTTGATCTTCCAAATATTGATCCTCCAACGAATGATGCTTATGTGAACATCACGAAATATGTTTTCGAAACCATCAATATAGAAGTAAACGCAACTGGAAATAATCTTTTATTCCTCGGAGATACCTATTATCCAATTGGATGGAAAGCATTCATTGACGGAAAAGAGACGAGAATTTACAGAGCAAACCATGGATTTAGAGCAATTGTAGTTTCGCCGGGAAAACACAAGATTGAATTTCGATATGAACCTGATAGTTATTTTATCGGTAAAAATATATCACTTGGATTAAATATATTGATTATTGGACTTCTCGCAGGTGTACTGGTGATGAACTATAAAAAGAAAAAGAAAGTTAAAACTGAATCTTAA
- a CDS encoding glycosyltransferase family 4 protein: MKKVLFIVYHFPPAAGAATQRILKFLKYLPKFGWEGSVLTVDEVDYPDLDYSLIEKIPAGTKVYRTKFWTPFGIYRKLTGRQPKEKIPIAFIKHDHKSLAEKISVFLRLNLFLPDAKVGWIPYAVKEGLKLIREQKIDAIISSGPPHTCHIIARNIKRKIEVKWIADFRDPWTDIDYYSGMKRTKLAEWCDSRMEKSVLKEADSIISASDGYLNILKSKGVINHYEVITNGFDPDDFIDIPKIQTDKFIITYTGNMPITRNPEMLWQALDDLIEQNSDFNQKFEFRFAGVMDEEIRSEIKGRKFFSNFKDYGYVSHSKAIELVFNSHLLIMIVNKVETSNEILPGKIFEYIATGNQIMVIGPEEGEASKLIKQVGQGEAFNYHKKDEMKNYLINKFEAFKDGKLEKLFSDSCSQYTREKLTEKLSKVLKA; this comes from the coding sequence TTGAAAAAAGTTCTATTTATAGTTTACCATTTCCCACCTGCGGCTGGTGCGGCGACTCAGCGGATTTTAAAATTTTTAAAATACTTGCCCAAGTTCGGCTGGGAAGGTAGTGTGTTGACTGTCGATGAGGTCGATTATCCTGATCTTGATTATAGTTTGATTGAAAAAATTCCTGCTGGTACAAAAGTTTATCGGACAAAATTTTGGACTCCATTTGGAATTTATAGAAAACTGACTGGACGTCAACCAAAAGAAAAAATTCCTATAGCATTCATAAAGCATGATCATAAGTCGCTCGCTGAGAAGATTTCCGTCTTCTTGAGATTGAATTTATTTCTACCAGATGCGAAAGTCGGATGGATACCTTACGCAGTAAAAGAAGGATTGAAATTAATTCGAGAACAAAAAATTGATGCAATAATCAGTTCAGGTCCTCCGCATACTTGCCACATAATTGCAAGAAATATCAAAAGAAAAATCGAAGTGAAATGGATTGCCGACTTTCGGGATCCTTGGACAGACATCGATTATTACTCTGGAATGAAGCGAACAAAACTTGCCGAGTGGTGCGATTCGAGAATGGAAAAAAGCGTTCTCAAGGAAGCAGATTCTATTATTTCGGCAAGTGATGGTTACTTGAACATTTTAAAATCTAAGGGAGTTATAAATCATTACGAAGTGATTACAAACGGTTTTGATCCCGATGATTTTATTGATATTCCAAAAATTCAGACAGATAAATTTATTATTACATACACTGGTAATATGCCCATCACAAGAAATCCAGAAATGCTATGGCAAGCACTTGATGATCTTATTGAACAGAATAGTGATTTCAACCAGAAATTCGAGTTCAGGTTTGCCGGTGTGATGGATGAAGAAATTCGCTCTGAAATTAAGGGTAGAAAATTCTTTAGCAATTTCAAAGACTACGGATATGTAAGCCACAGCAAAGCGATTGAATTGGTTTTCAATTCTCATCTTTTAATAATGATTGTGAATAAAGTTGAAACAAGCAATGAAATTTTACCCGGAAAGATTTTTGAATACATTGCAACTGGAAATCAAATAATGGTGATCGGCCCGGAAGAAGGAGAAGCTAGCAAATTGATAAAACAGGTCGGGCAAGGAGAAGCATTTAACTATCATAAAAAAGATGAGATGAAAAATTATCTAATCAATAAATTTGAAGCTTTTAAAGATGGAAAACTCGAGAAACTGTTTTCAGATTCTTGCAGCCAATATACGAGGGAAAAGTTAACTGAAAAGTTGTCTAAGGTATTAAAAGCGTAA
- a CDS encoding T9SS type A sorting domain-containing protein, which produces MNLSRIFVLRLLANRNRDSLIARLIQLPQVLYAEPNALVRMRAVIPNDTHFGLQWALRNTGQSGGTPGADIKATDAWDIFQGSSSVRIGIVDVGRVQNTHPEFANRIGGNFNTAISDHATHVAGIAAAKGNNSAGVAGVDWNAQINTQTIAGDIPSQAIAVRAAVDSGSHVTNNSWGQGSNTFSVTLKQAFVYAYKHNVSSVVAMAATYSPEDYPNAYGAGIINVAGTTDRDAAASYTVQRNYVDVAAPGGDWNSGRIYSTIPTSTYGYMYGTSMAAPHVAGIASLLKGYNPNLYNDDIENIIKLSVDDKGPAGWDPEYGTGRVNAKKALDYLRSPYTLQQNSASGSTYLGPYSPMLYLDRPMYGVPGLQDGIYDVKAYEVLRDVTFQSYESIPSVWGRGVATIGYSPIQGPDYAIWGMGWCEPVAGTITTNSVTLRTFVYEVGDYRWIPEISDYEFFSYGFYPTTPTNASYAYSVLGILSRQGWAEQGALAKIVPGQFALSQNYPNPFNSSATIKYQLPADGAVRMSVFNVLGQEVVTLVNESRSAGFYTARFDASHLPSGVYFARISVTSSEGKPIVQTIKMQVTK; this is translated from the coding sequence ATGAATCTATCGCGCATCTTTGTCTTGCGGCTGCTAGCAAATCGGAACCGCGATTCTCTGATTGCACGCCTTATTCAGTTACCGCAGGTTCTCTATGCAGAACCGAATGCTCTCGTGCGCATGCGTGCTGTTATTCCAAATGATACGCACTTTGGTTTACAGTGGGCATTACGAAATACGGGCCAATCCGGGGGAACACCCGGCGCGGATATCAAAGCTACAGATGCCTGGGATATCTTTCAGGGTTCTTCTTCGGTAAGGATAGGAATTGTTGACGTGGGAAGAGTTCAAAACACTCATCCAGAATTCGCCAACCGCATCGGCGGCAACTTCAACACCGCAATCTCTGATCACGCTACCCACGTAGCAGGTATAGCGGCCGCGAAAGGAAACAATAGCGCTGGTGTTGCTGGTGTGGACTGGAATGCCCAGATCAATACTCAAACAATCGCGGGTGATATTCCAAGCCAAGCAATTGCAGTAAGAGCGGCAGTGGACTCAGGATCGCACGTTACGAATAACAGCTGGGGACAGGGGAGCAATACCTTTTCAGTGACTCTGAAACAAGCCTTTGTGTATGCTTATAAACACAATGTGTCCTCGGTGGTCGCAATGGCCGCAACATATTCCCCAGAGGATTACCCAAACGCTTATGGCGCCGGGATTATTAACGTGGCAGGTACAACAGACAGAGATGCCGCGGCATCATATACGGTTCAGAGAAACTATGTTGACGTTGCCGCTCCTGGAGGCGATTGGAACTCAGGTCGAATCTATTCAACAATACCAACAAGCACATACGGCTACATGTACGGCACCTCCATGGCCGCTCCGCATGTTGCCGGCATTGCTTCGCTCCTTAAAGGCTACAACCCTAACCTTTACAACGACGACATCGAAAACATCATTAAACTATCGGTTGATGACAAAGGTCCAGCAGGTTGGGATCCTGAATATGGTACTGGTCGCGTCAATGCGAAAAAGGCATTGGATTACTTGAGGTCGCCGTACACACTGCAGCAAAATTCAGCGAGCGGCTCAACTTATCTTGGTCCTTATTCGCCGATGTTGTACTTAGATAGGCCAATGTATGGTGTTCCAGGGCTGCAGGATGGTATTTATGACGTAAAGGCATACGAGGTCCTTCGAGACGTTACATTCCAAAGTTATGAATCTATTCCCTCTGTTTGGGGACGCGGCGTTGCAACGATAGGGTACTCACCTATTCAAGGGCCAGATTACGCAATTTGGGGAATGGGTTGGTGCGAACCTGTAGCAGGGACCATTACAACGAATAGTGTAACACTCCGTACGTTTGTTTACGAAGTTGGAGATTACCGCTGGATACCGGAGATCTCAGATTATGAGTTCTTTAGTTATGGTTTTTATCCAACTACTCCAACAAATGCAAGTTACGCCTATTCAGTCCTTGGGATACTTTCCCGTCAAGGTTGGGCTGAACAGGGGGCTTTGGCAAAGATCGTCCCAGGACAATTTGCGCTATCTCAAAACTATCCCAATCCCTTCAATTCTTCAGCGACAATTAAGTATCAGTTACCAGCGGATGGCGCTGTAAGGATGTCAGTTTTTAATGTGCTTGGTCAAGAGGTTGTGACACTTGTCAATGAGTCGAGATCTGCAGGCTTCTATACTGCACGGTTTGATGCTTCACATTTGCCGAGTGGTGTATACTTTGCGAGAATTTCCGTAACCTCAAGCGAAGGAAAACCAATCGTCCAAACGATCAAGATGCAGGTCACAAAATAG